Proteins from a single region of Microbacterium sp. zg-Y818:
- a CDS encoding SDR family NAD(P)-dependent oxidoreductase, whose protein sequence is MDIAGASALVTGGASGLGLATARRLADAGAHVVIIDLPSSAGAERAAEFGGTFAPADVTDPSEVAAAVATAASIGPLRVVVNCAGIAPPAKVLDRDGAPTPLGDFERIVRVNLIGTYNVVAQASAAIARTEPTADGDRGVIVNTASVAAFDGQIGQPAYAASKGGVHAMTLPIARELARYGIRVVTIAPGIMETPMLASLPQAAQDSLGQQVPHPARLGRPDEYAALVAHIVDNGYLNGETIRLDGAIRMAPK, encoded by the coding sequence ATGGACATCGCCGGCGCATCCGCCCTCGTCACGGGAGGCGCGAGCGGGCTGGGACTGGCCACCGCGCGACGCCTGGCCGACGCCGGCGCGCACGTCGTCATCATCGACCTGCCCTCGTCTGCCGGCGCCGAACGCGCCGCGGAGTTCGGCGGCACGTTCGCCCCCGCCGACGTCACCGATCCGAGCGAGGTGGCCGCCGCGGTCGCCACCGCCGCGAGCATCGGGCCCCTGCGGGTGGTGGTCAACTGCGCCGGCATCGCCCCGCCCGCGAAGGTGCTGGACCGCGACGGCGCCCCGACCCCCCTCGGGGACTTCGAGCGCATCGTCCGGGTGAACCTCATCGGCACCTACAACGTCGTCGCGCAGGCATCCGCCGCCATCGCCCGCACCGAGCCGACCGCCGACGGCGACCGCGGCGTCATCGTCAACACCGCCAGCGTCGCCGCCTTCGACGGGCAGATCGGCCAGCCCGCCTACGCCGCCAGCAAGGGCGGTGTGCACGCGATGACGCTCCCCATCGCGCGGGAGCTGGCGCGCTACGGCATCCGGGTCGTCACCATCGCCCCCGGCATCATGGAGACGCCCATGCTCGCGAGCCTGCCGCAGGCCGCGCAGGACTCCCTCGGCCAGCAGGTGCCCCACCCCGCACGGCTCGGCCGGCCCGACGAGTACGCGGCCCTCGTGGCGCACATCGTCGACAACGGCTACCTCAACGGCGAGACCATCCGCCTCGACGGCGCCATCCGCATGGCGCCGAAATGA
- a CDS encoding enoyl-CoA hydratase/isomerase family protein has product MSDAILFSVHDGLARITLNRPESLNAFDAALAREWERVTVEATSRDDVGAIVLDAAGRAFCAGGDVRAMAQTMGSGQDISDLAEVINAGIRALTESAIPVVAAAHGTTAGGGLGILLTSDYAIVGADSRIGSLYANIGLTPDLSVSAQLAQAVGQRRALQLVLQDRMLTAEEARDWGLVAEVVGGEDAESIAAAVRARAEEVARFWLAGAYGAYGQAKRLIRSRPERTFAQQLDEEARSIGAAFDTPQAKARVAAFASASRKTASKENA; this is encoded by the coding sequence ATGAGCGACGCCATCCTGTTCAGCGTCCACGACGGGCTCGCCCGCATCACGCTCAACCGGCCCGAGAGCCTCAACGCCTTCGACGCCGCGCTCGCCCGCGAATGGGAGCGCGTCACGGTCGAGGCGACCTCCCGCGACGACGTCGGCGCCATTGTGCTCGACGCCGCCGGGCGGGCGTTCTGCGCCGGCGGCGACGTGCGCGCGATGGCCCAGACCATGGGGTCCGGCCAGGACATCAGCGATCTCGCCGAGGTGATCAACGCCGGCATCCGCGCTCTGACGGAGTCCGCGATCCCCGTCGTCGCCGCCGCGCACGGCACCACCGCCGGCGGGGGACTGGGGATCCTGCTCACCAGCGACTACGCGATCGTGGGCGCGGACTCCCGCATCGGCAGCCTCTACGCGAACATCGGACTGACCCCCGACCTGTCGGTGTCGGCCCAGCTCGCCCAGGCGGTCGGTCAGCGCCGGGCGCTGCAGCTCGTGCTGCAGGACCGCATGCTGACGGCGGAAGAGGCCCGGGACTGGGGTCTCGTGGCGGAGGTGGTCGGCGGCGAGGATGCCGAATCGATCGCCGCGGCGGTTCGGGCGCGCGCCGAGGAGGTCGCCCGGTTCTGGTTGGCCGGCGCCTACGGCGCGTACGGGCAGGCCAAGCGGCTCATCCGCTCCCGGCCCGAGCGCACCTTCGCCCAGCAGCTCGACGAGGAGGCCCGCTCCATCGGCGCGGCCTTCGACACCCCCCAGGCGAAGGCCCGCGTGGCCGCGTTCGCCTCGGCATCCCGCAAGACCGCTTCGAAGGAGAACGCATGA
- a CDS encoding energy-coupling factor transporter transmembrane component T, translating into MSPRVGSGPVAARNAVAKLGAALLIALPLVVTIDPVSALVALLLEIPLLLAAGLSARQFWLRTLPLWIAAPTSAVTIALYGATSGDVYVEWLFVRVSEGSLLLAAATFLRVLAIGLPAVVLFVTVDPTDLADGLAQIVRLPARFVLGALAGMRMLGLLVDDWRALSLARRARGVADTGRLRRAVGTAFALFVLAIRRGSSLATAMEARAFGAPGARTWARESRLTVADGILLLSGATISAVALAVSIAAGAFTPILGR; encoded by the coding sequence GTGAGTCCCCGGGTCGGCAGCGGTCCGGTCGCCGCGCGCAACGCGGTCGCCAAGCTCGGCGCCGCGCTGCTCATCGCCCTGCCGCTCGTCGTGACGATCGATCCGGTGTCGGCGCTTGTCGCCCTGCTGCTGGAGATCCCGTTGCTGCTGGCGGCGGGGCTCAGCGCCCGGCAGTTCTGGCTGCGGACGCTGCCGCTGTGGATCGCCGCTCCCACCTCCGCCGTCACCATCGCGCTCTACGGCGCGACGAGCGGCGATGTCTACGTCGAGTGGCTCTTCGTCCGGGTGAGCGAGGGGTCGCTGCTGCTGGCGGCGGCGACCTTCTTGCGCGTGCTTGCGATCGGCCTGCCCGCGGTGGTGCTGTTCGTCACGGTGGACCCCACCGACCTCGCCGACGGGCTGGCGCAGATCGTGCGGCTGCCGGCCCGCTTCGTGCTCGGGGCGCTCGCCGGCATGCGGATGCTGGGGCTGCTCGTGGATGACTGGCGGGCGCTGTCGCTCGCGCGGCGGGCGCGCGGCGTCGCCGACACCGGGCGACTGCGGCGGGCGGTGGGCACAGCGTTCGCGCTGTTCGTGCTCGCGATCCGGCGGGGGTCGTCGCTCGCGACCGCGATGGAGGCCCGCGCCTTCGGCGCCCCGGGCGCGCGCACCTGGGCGCGGGAGTCCCGGCTGACCGTCGCCGACGGCATCCTGCTGCTCTCCGGCGCCACGATCTCGGCCGTCGCGCTCGCGGTGTCGATCGCGGCGGGAGCGTTCACCCCGATCCTCGGCCGCTGA
- a CDS encoding ECF transporter S component, which yields MHASKPAGATAQSSSRPAVPPLSQRARWRVVDIVVASVIAVACAAVFLLWNVGYEGPSALLTPLLPGVQGLLAGPWLIAGVLGGLIIRKPGAALYTETVAAVISALLGNKWGPLTIVSGLVQGAGAELVFLLFLYGVWRLPVAILAGAGAGLAAGINDRILWYAGADTLFTTVYIASTTLSGAVIAGLGAWLIARGLAATGALGRFAAGREVSRRV from the coding sequence ATGCACGCATCGAAGCCTGCTGGCGCAACCGCGCAGAGCTCATCGCGACCGGCCGTTCCGCCGCTGTCGCAGCGCGCCCGCTGGCGCGTCGTCGACATCGTCGTGGCCAGCGTCATCGCCGTCGCCTGTGCGGCGGTGTTCCTGCTGTGGAACGTCGGCTACGAGGGTCCGAGCGCGCTGCTGACGCCGCTGCTGCCCGGCGTCCAGGGCCTGCTCGCGGGTCCCTGGCTGATCGCAGGAGTGCTCGGCGGGCTCATCATCCGAAAGCCGGGGGCGGCCCTCTACACCGAGACCGTCGCCGCGGTGATCTCGGCCCTCCTCGGCAACAAGTGGGGGCCGTTGACGATCGTCTCCGGTCTCGTGCAGGGGGCGGGGGCCGAGCTGGTGTTCCTGCTGTTCCTCTACGGCGTGTGGCGGCTGCCGGTGGCGATCCTCGCCGGAGCCGGGGCTGGCCTCGCCGCCGGCATCAACGACCGCATCCTCTGGTACGCGGGGGCGGACACGCTCTTCACCACCGTCTACATCGCCTCGACGACGCTCTCGGGCGCGGTCATCGCGGGTCTCGGCGCCTGGCTCATCGCGCGAGGGCTGGCCGCCACCGGTGCGCTGGGCAGGTTCGCGGCAGGCCGCGAGGTCTCCCGGCGCGTCTGA
- a CDS encoding NAD(P)-dependent oxidoreductase has product MSLAGKTILMSGGSRGIGLAIALRAARDGANIALLAKTDTPHPKLEGTVHTAAEQIRAAGGQALPLVGDVRNDDDIMAAVLKTQGEFGGIDIVVNNASVIDLSGSLDLSAKKYDLMQDVNVRGTFMLSRAAVPMLKDAENPHILSLSPPLNLSPRWLGAHTGYTLAKYGMTMATLGMAAEFADDGIAANTLWPATTIATAAVQFALGGDRMMKVSRTPEIYADAAYEVLIRPAAERSGQTLIVEDVLAEAGVTDFSGYAATPGTPDSELFPDIFL; this is encoded by the coding sequence ATGAGCCTCGCCGGCAAGACCATCCTGATGTCCGGCGGCAGTCGCGGCATCGGCCTCGCCATCGCCCTGCGCGCCGCGCGCGACGGGGCGAACATCGCGCTGCTGGCGAAGACCGACACCCCTCACCCGAAGCTCGAGGGGACCGTGCACACGGCCGCCGAGCAGATCCGGGCGGCGGGCGGGCAGGCGCTGCCGCTCGTGGGCGATGTGCGCAACGACGACGACATCATGGCGGCGGTGCTGAAGACCCAGGGCGAGTTCGGCGGCATCGATATCGTCGTGAACAACGCCAGCGTCATCGACCTGTCGGGCTCACTGGATCTCTCGGCGAAGAAGTACGACCTGATGCAGGACGTCAACGTCCGCGGCACGTTCATGCTGAGCCGCGCGGCCGTGCCGATGCTGAAGGATGCCGAGAACCCCCACATCCTCTCGCTGTCGCCGCCGCTGAACCTCTCGCCGCGGTGGCTGGGCGCGCACACCGGCTACACCCTCGCGAAGTACGGCATGACGATGGCCACCCTCGGGATGGCGGCCGAGTTCGCCGACGACGGCATCGCGGCGAACACGCTGTGGCCGGCGACGACGATCGCGACGGCCGCGGTGCAGTTCGCCCTGGGCGGCGACCGCATGATGAAGGTCAGTCGCACGCCGGAGATCTACGCGGATGCCGCCTACGAGGTGCTGATCCGTCCGGCCGCTGAGCGCAGCGGCCAGACGCTGATCGTCGAGGACGTGCTCGCGGAAGCGGGCGTCACCGACTTCTCCGGCTACGCCGCGACGCCGGGAACCCCCGACAGCGAGCTGTTCCCCGACATCTTCCTGTGA
- a CDS encoding ATP-binding cassette domain-containing protein produces MPASAASPPAAVEARGWGWRYATREAWAVRDVSLRIEPGQRVLLLGASGSGKSTLLHGIAGVLGGADEGEQEGALFVGGEPATATRGTAGLVLQDPDSQTILARVGDDVAFGCENLGVPRQEIWQRVDAALEAVGLDVPLDRSTSALSGGQKQRLALAGVIAMRPGGLLLDEPTANLDPAGVAEVRDAVGRVLDATGATLIVIEHRVDVWLPLVDRVVVLAPGGGVLADGSPRAVLGSGEHTPRDSDLPRQLAAAGVWVPGIAPRVPPPPAGAPGEALLTARGLVVARTPGVPVAGPLDLEVQAGEVLGVVGPNGAGKSTLGLTLAGLARSEAGRVVASDALAAGAAARRRRADAGTDPAGWSSRSLLTRIGTVFQDPEHQLLARTVREELAVGPRALGLPETEVAARVDDLLERLRLARLAEANPYTLSGGEKRRLTVAATLATRPRVMVLDEPTFGQDATTWAELVAIIAGLRDGIDERGPLAIVAITHDEAVLAALHARRFEVGR; encoded by the coding sequence GTGCCGGCATCCGCTGCCTCCCCACCCGCCGCCGTCGAGGCCCGCGGGTGGGGCTGGCGCTATGCGACGCGTGAGGCCTGGGCGGTGCGCGACGTGTCGCTGCGCATCGAGCCGGGCCAGCGCGTGCTGCTTCTCGGCGCGTCGGGGTCCGGCAAGTCGACGCTGCTTCACGGCATCGCCGGCGTGCTCGGCGGTGCCGACGAGGGCGAGCAGGAGGGTGCGCTGTTCGTCGGCGGTGAGCCGGCGACGGCGACACGCGGCACCGCAGGACTCGTGCTGCAGGATCCCGACAGCCAGACGATCCTCGCGCGCGTGGGCGACGACGTCGCCTTCGGCTGCGAGAACCTCGGCGTGCCACGGCAGGAGATCTGGCAGCGGGTGGACGCGGCGCTGGAGGCGGTCGGCCTCGACGTGCCGCTGGACCGGTCGACCTCGGCGCTGTCGGGTGGGCAGAAGCAGCGCCTTGCGCTCGCCGGTGTCATCGCGATGCGTCCGGGGGGCCTGCTGCTGGACGAGCCGACCGCGAACCTCGACCCGGCAGGCGTCGCCGAGGTGCGCGACGCCGTGGGCCGGGTGCTGGATGCCACCGGCGCCACCCTGATCGTCATCGAGCACCGGGTGGACGTGTGGCTGCCGCTGGTGGACCGCGTCGTCGTGCTTGCGCCGGGGGGCGGTGTGCTCGCAGACGGGTCCCCGCGCGCCGTGCTGGGTTCGGGGGAGCACACCCCCCGCGACTCCGACCTGCCGCGGCAGCTCGCTGCGGCAGGGGTGTGGGTGCCCGGCATCGCCCCGCGGGTGCCGCCGCCGCCCGCCGGGGCGCCCGGCGAAGCGCTCCTGACCGCGCGCGGACTCGTGGTGGCGCGCACCCCGGGGGTTCCGGTCGCCGGCCCGCTGGACCTCGAGGTGCAGGCGGGGGAGGTGCTGGGCGTCGTCGGGCCGAACGGCGCCGGCAAGTCCACCCTCGGACTCACCCTCGCGGGGTTGGCGCGGTCCGAGGCGGGGCGGGTCGTGGCATCCGACGCGCTCGCCGCGGGGGCTGCGGCGCGCCGACGTCGGGCCGATGCCGGAACCGACCCGGCCGGCTGGTCGTCGCGCAGCCTGCTCACCCGCATCGGCACGGTCTTTCAGGATCCCGAGCACCAGCTGCTGGCGCGCACCGTGCGCGAGGAGCTGGCCGTCGGGCCGCGTGCGCTCGGCCTGCCCGAGACCGAGGTGGCGGCGCGGGTGGACGACTTGCTCGAGCGGCTGCGGCTCGCGCGTCTGGCCGAGGCCAATCCCTACACGCTCTCCGGCGGCGAGAAGCGCCGGCTCACGGTCGCCGCGACGCTCGCGACGCGCCCCCGCGTGATGGTGCTGGACGAACCGACCTTCGGTCAGGATGCCACCACGTGGGCCGAGCTCGTGGCGATCATCGCGGGGCTCCGCGACGGCATCGACGAGCGAGGTCCGCTCGCGATCGTCGCGATCACCCACGACGAGGCCGTGCTCGCAGCCCTGCATGCCCGCCGCTTCGAGGTGGGCCGGTGA